In a genomic window of Anaerolineae bacterium:
- the glgP gene encoding alpha-glucan family phosphorylase, giving the protein MEHLQTFQVFPNIPEKLSFLEELSRNLWWSWKQDAIGLFRRIDSKLWEESKQNPIILLARISQTRLEELAKDESFLAHQKRVKEDFAKRVCASVDWSEYLSGEEGVIAYFSMEFGIHESLPLFAGGLGILAGDHLKASSNMGLPLVGICLFYRHGYFHQFLDLNGSQQEEYPETDLYSLPVEKAKDILGNEIHISVTGPDGEIHACVWMVRVGCIPLYLLDTNLPQNPPKIRDITSRLYTGDPEMRLAQEVLLGIGGMRALKAMGINPAVCHMNEGHSAFCSLERLIQIMSKYNIDLKTALEIIPRTNIFTTHTPVNAGYDRFPVDLVKPYLDPLRERLGATEDEILSWGQPSIETHSNEPFSMFVLGLRMAQYCNGVSRLHGKVARRMWSHVWPKRSEDETPISHITNGVHLQSFVSGKYTTLFERYLGPDWFMSSRMMDNIKRIDGIYDEELWQAHEMNRSSLIGTCRELITKQHGRRNIPKSIMEAIQSVLDHDILTIGFARRFATYKRANLLMNDPERFEAIINSTTHPVQFIFAGKAHPKDNEGKELIKRVFEFCQKTSVRHRVVFVEDYDMHIARYLVQGVDVWLNTPRRPLEACGTSGMKAAINGVLNVSILDGWWDEAYSENTGWRIGNGEEYTDSRYQDSVESQALYNIFENEVIPCFYERKYGSYPVRWVKMMKESMKMAMRGFCSTRMTGEYNERFYIPAKKRLKSLIENNAEEARNLAVQHKRLSANWNSIQIESPVKDLDGPFRAGETFSVNSIVHLGKLSPEDVEVQIFYGELKSTDKMPESHIKEMTIKEDQGNGKYLYTCAITCDASGRYGFTARVTARGDDRTRFTPGFITWAP; this is encoded by the coding sequence ATGGAGCACTTGCAAACCTTTCAGGTATTTCCAAACATCCCTGAGAAGCTTTCTTTTCTCGAAGAGCTCTCCAGAAATTTGTGGTGGTCATGGAAACAGGATGCTATAGGGCTCTTTCGCCGGATTGATTCAAAGCTCTGGGAAGAGTCTAAACAGAATCCAATTATTTTGTTAGCGCGCATTTCTCAGACTCGTCTTGAGGAACTGGCAAAGGATGAGAGTTTTCTTGCACACCAGAAGCGGGTGAAAGAGGATTTTGCAAAACGGGTCTGCGCCAGTGTGGATTGGTCTGAATATTTATCAGGGGAAGAAGGGGTAATTGCCTATTTTTCCATGGAGTTCGGAATTCATGAGAGCCTTCCCTTGTTTGCCGGCGGGCTTGGCATCCTTGCCGGTGACCATCTGAAAGCCTCATCCAACATGGGCCTTCCTCTGGTAGGCATATGCCTTTTCTATCGACATGGTTACTTTCACCAATTTCTTGATCTGAATGGAAGTCAGCAGGAGGAGTATCCGGAAACCGATCTTTATAGTCTTCCTGTAGAAAAGGCCAAAGATATCCTGGGAAACGAGATACATATTTCTGTGACAGGACCGGACGGGGAAATCCATGCATGTGTCTGGATGGTCAGGGTCGGCTGCATTCCTCTTTATCTGCTTGACACTAATCTGCCGCAAAATCCCCCAAAAATCCGGGATATCACCTCCAGGTTGTATACCGGCGATCCGGAAATGCGGCTGGCCCAGGAAGTGCTGCTTGGAATCGGTGGCATGCGCGCTCTTAAAGCTATGGGAATCAATCCGGCAGTATGCCATATGAACGAAGGCCATTCTGCCTTTTGCAGTCTGGAACGGCTCATTCAAATCATGTCTAAGTATAATATAGATCTAAAAACAGCTCTTGAGATCATTCCGAGGACCAATATCTTTACCACGCACACACCTGTGAACGCTGGTTACGACAGGTTTCCTGTTGATCTCGTAAAACCGTATCTTGACCCGCTGCGGGAGCGCCTGGGGGCTACAGAGGATGAAATTTTATCCTGGGGGCAACCATCGATAGAGACTCATTCGAACGAACCCTTTTCCATGTTTGTTCTGGGGCTCCGTATGGCCCAGTACTGCAACGGCGTCAGCCGGCTGCACGGAAAAGTTGCACGAAGGATGTGGTCGCATGTCTGGCCTAAGAGATCAGAAGATGAGACCCCCATTTCCCACATTACAAACGGAGTGCATCTTCAGTCGTTTGTTTCAGGTAAGTATACCACACTTTTTGAACGCTACCTCGGGCCTGACTGGTTCATGAGTTCACGCATGATGGATAATATCAAACGGATCGATGGAATATATGATGAAGAGCTGTGGCAAGCCCATGAAATGAACCGTTCCAGTCTTATCGGCACTTGTCGCGAGCTGATAACAAAGCAGCACGGGCGGCGAAATATTCCTAAATCGATTATGGAGGCCATACAATCGGTTTTAGATCATGACATATTGACTATCGGTTTTGCTCGTCGATTTGCCACTTACAAGCGTGCCAACCTGTTGATGAACGATCCCGAGCGATTCGAGGCGATCATTAATTCCACGACACATCCTGTGCAGTTTATCTTTGCGGGAAAGGCTCACCCTAAGGATAATGAAGGAAAGGAACTGATAAAAAGAGTTTTTGAGTTTTGTCAAAAAACAAGCGTGCGTCACAGGGTCGTTTTTGTTGAAGACTATGATATGCATATTGCACGATATCTTGTACAGGGGGTGGATGTCTGGCTCAATACCCCGAGACGTCCTTTGGAGGCATGCGGCACGTCCGGCATGAAAGCTGCCATAAACGGCGTTCTTAACGTGAGTATCCTCGACGGGTGGTGGGATGAGGCGTATTCCGAGAATACCGGATGGCGTATCGGCAATGGTGAAGAATATACTGATTCCAGGTATCAGGATTCTGTAGAAAGCCAGGCCCTTTATAATATATTCGAAAACGAAGTAATCCCCTGTTTTTATGAAAGAAAGTATGGGTCCTATCCTGTCAGGTGGGTTAAGATGATGAAAGAGTCGATGAAGATGGCCATGCGTGGTTTTTGCAGTACTCGGATGACAGGTGAATATAATGAACGTTTTTATATTCCGGCAAAAAAACGGCTAAAATCCCTGATTGAAAACAATGCCGAAGAGGCCCGAAACCTTGCTGTCCAACATAAACGACTTTCCGCTAACTGGAACAGCATCCAAATTGAGTCTCCTGTAAAGGATTTGGATGGTCCTTTTCGAGCAGGAGAGACATTTTCCGTAAATTCTATCGTACATCTCGGAAAACTTAGCCCGGAAGATGTGGAGGTTCAGATCTTTTACGGAGAGCTGAAATCTACAGACAAGATGCCGGAAAGCCATATAAAGGAAATGACTATAAAGGAAGATCAGGGAAATGGAAAGTACCTTTACACTTGCGCCATAACTTGCGACGCTTCAGGCAGGTATGGTTTCACGGCGCGGGTAACAGCGAGAGGCGATGACAGAACCAGGTTTACTCCCGGGTTCATTACCTGGGCGCCGTAA
- a CDS encoding alpha amylase C-terminal domain-containing protein produces MNKGSVFVGIEDLLQNLLKSDPWLRPYEEALRKRLAHVQETESRLTMGRMSLSEFASGHEYFGLHFKDNQWIFREWAPNATAIYLVGEISDWQEKKRFALDSVAGDGVWEIRLPQKSLKHGDLYRLRIHWPGGNGDRIPAYARRVVQDPETLIFNAQVWLPPSPYQWKCNDFQSPSSALFIYEAHVGMAQEEEKVGSYREFARHILPRIVDSGYNTLQLMAIPEHPYYGSFGYHVSSFFAASSRFGTPEELKGLIDAAHTAGLAVIMDIVHSHAVSNEVEGISRFDGTYCQYFHEGPRGFHEAWDSRCFDFGKPQVLHFLLSNCRFWLDEYHIDGFRFDGITSMLYFHHGLGKAFTSYADYFDDSVDEEALVYLVLANRLIHDVRPDAITIAEDISGMPGLAAPLSVGGVGFDYRFAMGVPDYWIRLTKDTADENWDMGNLWHELTNRREDEKTISYAESHDQALVGDQTLIFRLIGSGMYDHMGIHDKNIRVDRGMALHKLIRLITLATAGSGYLNFMGNEFGHPEWIDFPRKENSWSYRYARRQWHLVDDLELKYTLLAGFDRDMISLAQHYRLLEIQVPALLFEHFDDKVIAFKRAGLLFVFNFHPSKSYVDYRFKTLPGKYRMVFDSDAKGYGGHGRLLQDQHHETSIDVSDGKNQHLISLYLPTRTAIVLEKVASPPFPGNTCPAQ; encoded by the coding sequence ATGAATAAAGGATCAGTTTTTGTTGGGATAGAGGATCTCTTGCAAAATCTTTTGAAGAGCGATCCATGGCTTAGGCCGTATGAAGAGGCCCTTAGAAAGAGGTTGGCACACGTTCAAGAGACGGAAAGCAGGCTCACTATGGGCAGGATGAGTCTGAGTGAATTTGCGTCAGGCCATGAATATTTTGGACTTCATTTCAAAGACAATCAATGGATTTTTCGGGAGTGGGCTCCGAATGCAACCGCAATTTATCTTGTCGGAGAGATATCTGACTGGCAGGAGAAAAAGAGGTTTGCTCTTGACTCTGTTGCCGGCGACGGTGTGTGGGAAATACGACTGCCTCAAAAATCTCTTAAACATGGCGATCTTTACCGGCTTCGCATACACTGGCCCGGCGGAAATGGGGATCGGATACCTGCCTATGCAAGGCGGGTGGTTCAGGACCCTGAAACATTGATTTTTAATGCTCAGGTCTGGCTGCCTCCTTCACCATATCAGTGGAAATGCAACGATTTTCAGTCTCCATCCAGCGCTCTGTTCATCTATGAAGCGCATGTAGGCATGGCCCAGGAAGAGGAGAAGGTCGGTTCATACCGGGAATTTGCCAGGCATATCCTCCCGCGGATCGTTGATAGCGGTTATAATACACTACAACTAATGGCGATCCCTGAACATCCCTACTACGGGTCGTTCGGGTACCATGTGTCGAGCTTTTTTGCTGCTTCCTCCCGGTTCGGAACACCGGAGGAACTAAAGGGGTTGATCGACGCGGCCCATACAGCAGGCCTTGCAGTGATAATGGATATAGTCCATTCCCATGCTGTATCCAATGAAGTGGAAGGCATCAGCCGCTTTGACGGTACGTACTGTCAATATTTCCACGAAGGCCCCCGTGGGTTTCACGAAGCCTGGGATTCCAGATGTTTTGACTTTGGAAAGCCTCAGGTTCTTCATTTTCTTCTTTCAAACTGTCGCTTCTGGCTCGACGAATACCATATTGACGGGTTTCGTTTTGACGGAATAACCAGTATGCTTTATTTTCACCACGGCCTGGGCAAGGCATTTACTTCGTATGCCGACTATTTTGACGACAGCGTTGACGAGGAAGCCTTGGTTTATCTCGTCCTTGCCAACCGACTCATTCATGATGTGCGTCCTGATGCGATTACAATTGCGGAAGATATAAGCGGCATGCCTGGGCTGGCTGCCCCGCTTTCAGTGGGTGGAGTCGGTTTTGACTACAGGTTTGCAATGGGGGTCCCTGATTACTGGATACGGCTGACCAAGGATACGGCAGATGAAAACTGGGATATGGGGAATCTTTGGCATGAGCTGACCAACCGGAGAGAGGATGAAAAAACCATCAGCTATGCGGAATCCCACGACCAGGCTCTCGTGGGGGACCAGACCCTTATATTCAGGCTTATCGGCTCAGGCATGTACGACCATATGGGTATTCATGATAAAAATATCAGAGTGGACAGGGGCATGGCTCTGCACAAGCTCATCCGCCTGATAACCCTTGCTACTGCCGGGAGCGGTTATCTTAATTTTATGGGCAATGAATTCGGTCATCCTGAATGGATCGATTTCCCCCGCAAAGAGAACTCATGGTCATATCGCTATGCGCGTCGCCAATGGCATCTTGTTGATGATCTTGAGCTGAAGTATACTCTTCTTGCGGGTTTTGATCGCGATATGATCTCTTTGGCACAACATTACCGGCTGTTAGAGATTCAAGTACCGGCTCTTTTGTTTGAACATTTCGATGACAAGGTAATAGCTTTTAAACGAGCAGGGCTATTGTTCGTGTTCAATTTCCATCCATCCAAATCTTATGTCGACTATCGATTCAAGACACTGCCGGGAAAATACCGCATGGTCTTTGACAGCGATGCCAAAGGATACGGCGGCCACGGACGGTTGCTTCAAGATCAACACCATGAGACATCCATTGATGTTTCAGACGGCAAAAACCAGCATCTGATCAGTCTCTATCTTCCTACACGCACAGCCATTGTTCTGGAGAAGGTTGCAAGCCCTCCCTTTCCCGGCAATACATGCCCTGCTCAATAG
- a CDS encoding glycogen/starch synthase, with product MTTPLKSPRILIVTPEVTYLPDGMGNIANHLSAKAGGLADVSAALVSALFDQGADVHVALPDYRTIFSRGGPAPPPSLIIRELNTIRSRMPDERFHLAEDRAFFYMNHVYSNYGGENIKIALAFQREVINNIIPHVQPDLIHCNDWMTGLIPAMARELGIPCLFTVHNIHTVKSLMSHIEYEGIDAASFWRHLFFERFPSSYEQSRDSDPIDFLASGIFAAHFVNTVSPTFLTEIVENRHDFVERPLQQELTNKWNAGCAVGILNAPDPSFDPASDKALARRYCAKDHVKGKLENKILLQKRLGLIQNTSAPIFFWPSRLDMIQKGCQLLAEILYEIVSRYWDQNLEIVFVANGEFKRHFEDIVRYHHLYNRVVICDFDEDLARLAYGASDFVLMPSRFEPCGLPQMTGPIYGSLPVAHDTGGIHDTIIHMDVDNNRGNGFLFNVFDSRGLLWAIEQAMLFYKFPGKIKKLQIERIMNQSLASFNHAVTARQYIDLYEKMLQRPLV from the coding sequence ATGACAACTCCTTTAAAGAGCCCTCGTATTCTTATTGTGACCCCTGAAGTCACGTATCTGCCGGATGGAATGGGCAATATCGCCAATCATCTTTCCGCCAAGGCAGGAGGGCTTGCCGATGTTTCAGCGGCCCTGGTCAGTGCTCTGTTCGACCAGGGGGCCGATGTTCACGTGGCTCTTCCGGATTATCGCACTATATTCAGCAGAGGCGGCCCTGCGCCTCCCCCTTCACTCATCATAAGGGAGCTGAACACCATCAGGAGCAGAATGCCTGATGAAAGGTTCCACCTCGCCGAAGACAGAGCCTTTTTTTATATGAACCATGTTTACTCCAATTATGGTGGAGAAAATATTAAGATAGCCCTTGCTTTTCAGCGCGAGGTTATCAACAACATTATCCCGCATGTACAGCCTGATCTTATCCATTGTAACGACTGGATGACAGGCCTGATTCCGGCAATGGCAAGAGAGTTGGGCATACCCTGTCTTTTCACGGTTCATAACATCCATACTGTGAAAAGCCTCATGTCCCACATCGAATATGAAGGTATTGATGCGGCATCATTCTGGCGACATCTTTTTTTTGAGCGCTTTCCATCCTCCTATGAGCAAAGCAGAGACTCAGACCCGATAGATTTCCTTGCAAGCGGAATATTTGCAGCCCACTTTGTCAATACAGTAAGTCCGACCTTTCTAACGGAAATAGTTGAAAACAGGCACGATTTTGTGGAAAGACCCCTGCAACAGGAATTGACCAACAAATGGAATGCCGGATGTGCTGTCGGAATACTCAACGCTCCTGACCCCTCTTTTGATCCTGCATCCGACAAGGCTCTGGCTCGCCGGTACTGCGCAAAAGATCATGTTAAAGGAAAACTGGAGAACAAGATACTTCTCCAGAAGAGATTAGGGCTTATTCAGAATACAAGCGCTCCGATTTTCTTCTGGCCTTCCCGTCTCGATATGATTCAAAAGGGATGTCAGTTGTTAGCCGAGATCCTTTATGAAATTGTTTCCCGCTACTGGGACCAGAACCTGGAAATTGTTTTTGTGGCCAATGGTGAGTTTAAGAGACATTTTGAAGATATTGTAAGATATCATCATCTGTATAACAGGGTTGTAATATGCGACTTTGATGAGGATCTGGCGCGCCTTGCCTATGGAGCGTCGGATTTTGTGCTGATGCCTTCACGTTTTGAACCATGCGGCCTTCCCCAGATGACAGGCCCGATTTACGGGTCACTTCCAGTAGCTCATGATACCGGGGGAATCCATGATACGATTATACACATGGATGTTGATAATAACAGGGGCAATGGCTTTCTTTTTAATGTATTTGATTCAAGGGGGCTGCTCTGGGCAATTGAACAAGCCATGCTTTTTTATAAATTTCCCGGGAAAATAAAAAAGCTTCAGATAGAACGGATTATGAACCAGAGCCTTGCCAGCTTCAACCATGCGGTTACTGCCCGTCAGTATATAGATCTGTATGAAAAGATGCTGCAGCGGCCCCTGGTTTAG